The Candidatus Peregrinibacteria bacterium genome contains the following window.
TGGACTACATATCTTATACCCGACAGGACATGTTGTCGGTATCATATTTGCTGGATTATTTGTGTTTGGTTGACAATATTTTTTTGTTCCATCAGCGGTGAAACACTCCATGCTATCAACACACCATCCATTTACTGGTCCTGTTGCACTCGGTTCAATGCAATTCGAATCATTCTGAGCACATCTTTTTGTTCCAAATGGACAGGATTTTTGCCAATCAACACAGGTAAGACCACCATCTCCATAATTACATTGTTTCCCCTGATAACACCAAGAACCGCTCGGACACACTTCTCCAAGGGAACATTGACGAGGGGTTGATGACGCTACAGTAGTGTTTGTGTTCGTGGTATTTGTTGTAGTGGAAGTTGTCGTGTTTGTTGTATTTGGAAGAATGGAAGTCGAAAGGTTGGAATTTGTACCGAAAGCATCACAGGTTTGAGTACTTGCATTACACACTTGCGTGCTGGAGCAATCTTTTACTTTTCCAAGTGACGTCTGATTCACGATACAACTATCTGATGTTATGTCATACGTGCTCGGTCCATAGAGAGAATTATTGTTACAGACATACGTATTTCCACAACGCTCTATGCTGTAGGTCGTATATTCTGTCTGTGTTCGACATTTTCCTTCAAAACATCCGTACTGACACGTTTTTGTAACTGAAGCGATATCTTTATTCGCGTTACAATAGTATTCAAACACGTCCGTTCTGCTTGAACAGGAATCACTATACTGAAGAGTATTTCGTGTGGTTACTCCCTTTTGAGAAGAAACGAGTGGAGATGTCGTGCTATTCATGGTCGTAGCATTTTCTCCATCGGGATCTTCACAAGTTGCCGGCGGTTCTGCGATGATCGTAAAAGTGGGGGAAGCAACAACGCAATTTGTCTTTTGATCTCTTGTGGTGTCAGCGGTTGAAACTGTTCTTCCATCATTGAACGCAGAATTTTCCACACAAAAATAATAAGGTCCTCCTACGGGAATTGTTCCTGAACCAGTAGTAGAAGAAACACTCGCATAACTTGTTCCGAAAGTTTGTCCGATACTATTTATGAAATTATAAATAGTATTCTGCCAAATTGGGCTTGAAAAATTCGTGGCGCTTGTACTAACCTTTACGGTCATAGCAACCCAAAGTGTTGACGGGAGCGTTCCGCTTGCCTGAAACTGAGAAGAAAAAGGGATACTCTGTGTCGACACAAAAGTCGTGTTTCCTGGATTTGCGATACTACTCAGCATGAGATTTGTTGGATCAAGAAGTGTCCAAGTGATAGGAGCTGTGGTTTTTTCTGGATTCACGAGCCTCGAACCATCTTCACTCACACATTTATAGTATGACTGACCATTTGTGTTACTGGTGTTTCCAGTAAATGGTCCTGCCATGGTATAGCGACATTTTACATAGTCGGTGGATGGCCATATTGTGTTTCCACTTTGGTCAACAAGATTTCCATCACTTTTTACATATTTATAGTATTGAATTCCGTTTACAGTCGTTGCTACTATAAGTTTCGCTACATTTGAAAATGGATATGTCGTTTCGAGTCTCACCCAATCCGATGCATCCCAAACTCCTAAAAGAGGATTTTCAGCGACTCCACTTCGGGCGCACCACCTGTGACCATCTCCATCATAAAACCCTTGAGCGTTATTCTGCTGGGTAAGATGGGCTCTTGAAATGGGAGCTCCATACGTCGTATGATCCACCATAGGATCGCCCACGGGGCAATGAACAATTGATCCCGGAAAAAATCCCCCCTTACTCGTGGGGAAAGATCCACCCTGACCATTCGCGAAATCTGAACTTGCGCCGACGTTAAAGGCATAATTATTAGAGGAAGCTATATATCCTCCTACTGTATATGAACCGCTGAGACCATCGCCATAAAACACGATAATTCCTTCGTGTTTTTTTGCGGCGGTAACATGATCGAGCCATCTTGTCAGGAGCGCGTTATTCAAATCTTCATTTCCGTTTGCATCGGTGATGACATAGACATCTGTTGTCCCCGCCTTCAGAGGAGGATTGGTAGTATTGGAACTGTACGCACTGCACCAGTTTCCGGGAACTCCAGAATTACTATATGCCACAGCATAGCTGTGATAATAAGTATTGTAAGAACCAGCAAATTTTCCGGAAGTTTGGAGTGGTCCAGGATTACACAAAAAGTTCGTCGCTTCGTAGTTGATAATGTCGTCGTTATACGCGTACGAACCGAGTGTTCCGACGGAAAGGGTCCTATTATACGTCCCTCCTCCTGGAAGACTCAGAACATCCGCCTTGAGGAAACGGCTGATGTCTCCAAAAAAACTGAGCGATATTGCGACGAGTGCAAGTACTGCACTTCCGAGAAGAAGATTTTTCTTTTTCATTTTGTTTTTGTATAAAAATGTAAAAAAAGGTGAAGTTGTCTCTAATTATAGCAATTTTGTGCTGATTTTTCAATCCTAAAAATATTGTTTTTAATATATTTTTAAGAAATGACATCAATATATTTTCTGTCGTCGACTTCCGACGACACATTCGCAATTTCTTTTCGCCTCGAAAGTCGAGCTACGGAGCGAGCTTTCTGATTCCATCAAAATATTAAGGCAAATAGTGATTTTCCATAGGAAAAAATTTCTTCAAAATAGAAGAAATCTTATTTTGCTCAAAAAATGCATACAAAAGTCCACTCCATGTCTCTTCGGGGACTCGACTCTATCCCGATTGAAGTAGAAGCCGATATTTTGAGAGGGCAAACAAAATTTTTTGTAGTTGGACTCGGAGATATTGCCGTGCAGGAGGCGCGGGAGCGCGTGAGATCTGCGGTAAAAAACTCTGGTTTCAAATTCCCTTTCACGCGAGTTATTGTCAATTTGGCGCCGGCAGATGTCCGAAAAATTGGCCCAAGTTTTGATCTTCCGATCGCGCTTGGAATTCTTCTCGCATTTGATCAGATTGAAATTGATCCTGATATTCTTCAGAAAAGTGTGATTATTGGAGAACTTTCCCTTGATGGCGGTCTTCGGAGTGTGAATGGAATTCTCCCCATCACTACCGAAGCAAAAAAATTAGGATTTGAATCTGTGTTCCTTCCAAAAGTGAATGCCAAAGAAGCTGCACTCGTGGAAGGAATCCAAATTTATGGTATAGAAACGCTCCAAGAACTCATTCTTCATTTTTCCGGTGTAAATCCGCTTTCTGCGTTTCCGCCAACTGATGCGGAAAAACTCTATCTTCCCGAAGAAATTTTGGAGGATTTTTCATATATTCGCGGACAAGAACATGCCAAAAGGGCGCTCGAAATCGCCGCTGCTGGAGGGCACAATATTCTTATGAATGGAACTCCAGGATCAGGAAAAACGCTTATGGCGAGAGCGCTTCGTTCTATTCTCCCCAAAATGACAAAGGAAGAAGCGCTCGAAGTTACCAAAATCCATTCGATTGCAAACCTCTTAAAGCCTGATGTTCCCTTGATTACCACTCGCCCATTCCGTACGGTTCATCACACTGCGTCGAGTATTTCCCTTGTTGGCGGAGGGAAAAATCCCAGACCAGGAGAAATTTCTCTTGCGCATCGCGGAGTGCTTTTTATGGACGAACTTGCGGAATTTCCCGGACAGGTTCTCGAGGTTTTGAGGCAACCCCTAGAAGATCGGCGGATTACCATTTCCCGGGCAAGCGGAACCGCCTCGTTCCCAGCACATTTTCTTCTCGTCGCTGCCATGAACCCGACGCCATCTGGATATGATCCCAATTCTGATGGAAAATCTTTTAATATTGATCAGAAATATCGAAAAAAACTTTCGGGACCGTTTCTCGACCGGATTGATTTGTATGCTGATGTTGCCCCCGTACAATTTGAAAAACTCAGAGAAAAGCATGACGCTGAGCCTTCTCGCATTATTGCTGAAAGGGTACAGAAAGCAAGAGACTCACAATCAAAACGATTCCAAGGAGCTGGAATTTTTTGCAATGCGGAAATGAAAATAAAAGAGATAAAGGCATTTTGCGAAATTTCTGAAGCATCGGAAGACCTTCTCAAAATGGCGATGAAGCAATTTGGACTTTCTGCACGCGGTTTTCATCGTATTCTCAAAGTGGCGAGAACGATTGCTGATCTTTCTCATGAAACCGATATTTCGGAAAATCATGTGGCGGAAGCACTTCAGTATAGACCGAAGTTTCAGGAGTGAGGGTTTTTTCTCACCATCTTGACCATTACTCAGTAATACTTTAATATTATAACACTTCTCTCATGATATCTTTTATGGAAACCACAGTAAAAACGAGCATCTCTCTTCCGAAGGAAACTTGGAAAAAACTCAAGAAATATAGAAACAGAAGTAGCGTTATATACATTGCTCTCGAGCTGTATTTTGACAAAGAGCAAGATTTAGAAAAAGCTGAGGAGGTGTATTGGGAAAAGGTAAAAAAATCACTCAGAGGAAAAACAGGAGAATATATTTCCGCAAATCCAAATGGCGAAGAAATTACTGATGAACTTCTTGAGGAAAAGTTATGGAAATAATTTTTTCGAGAAATTTTAAAAAACAGGCAAAAAAAATCTCAGAAAATTCAAGTTCACGAAAAGAAAAGATCAACACAGTTATCAAGGATTTTTCGATGCAAGGAAGAGGATCAGAGTTCTATCGGAAAAAACTGAAAGGAAATTGGTATGGATATGAAGAACTTCAGCTTGGGGGTGATATCCGAATTATATTTCGCGAGA
Protein-coding sequences here:
- a CDS encoding type II toxin-antitoxin system mRNA interferase toxin, RelE/StbE family, which encodes MEIIFSRNFKKQAKKISENSSSRKEKINTVIKDFSMQGRGSEFYRKKLKGNWYGYEELQLGGDIRIIFREKGNVAVFEAIGTHSQLELS
- a CDS encoding YifB family Mg chelatase-like AAA ATPase: MHTKVHSMSLRGLDSIPIEVEADILRGQTKFFVVGLGDIAVQEARERVRSAVKNSGFKFPFTRVIVNLAPADVRKIGPSFDLPIALGILLAFDQIEIDPDILQKSVIIGELSLDGGLRSVNGILPITTEAKKLGFESVFLPKVNAKEAALVEGIQIYGIETLQELILHFSGVNPLSAFPPTDAEKLYLPEEILEDFSYIRGQEHAKRALEIAAAGGHNILMNGTPGSGKTLMARALRSILPKMTKEEALEVTKIHSIANLLKPDVPLITTRPFRTVHHTASSISLVGGGKNPRPGEISLAHRGVLFMDELAEFPGQVLEVLRQPLEDRRITISRASGTASFPAHFLLVAAMNPTPSGYDPNSDGKSFNIDQKYRKKLSGPFLDRIDLYADVAPVQFEKLREKHDAEPSRIIAERVQKARDSQSKRFQGAGIFCNAEMKIKEIKAFCEISEASEDLLKMAMKQFGLSARGFHRILKVARTIADLSHETDISENHVAEALQYRPKFQE